CATCGCGGTGCTGGCGCTGGGCGGGGCGCTCGTCGTGCTCGGTATCATCGGGGACGCAGAGCGACTCCGGGAGGCGGTGCCGCCGGGGGTCCGCCCGGGGGACTAGACGGCTTCCAACCGGCTCCTCACCGACCCAGTTCCGCGTGGGCGCTGGAGAGGTGCCGGGAGGCCAGCGCCGCCAGCAGGGAGAGTTCGCCCGCTAGCGCCGCCGTCGCGATCACTTCCGCGAGCGCGTCGGCGTTGCTGCCGGCGGGGTCGCCGCCGCCGCCGACGCCGACCACGTCGAGGGCCTCGGCCTGCGTGGGCAGGCCCGTCCCGCCACCGACGGTACCGACTTCGAGGGAGGCGATCGTGACGCTGGCGTAGAGCCCCTCCTCGCGCTCTTCGACTGTGGTGATGGCGTTCGAACCCTCGACGACCTGGGCGATGTCCTGGCCCAGCGCGAGGAACGCGGCGGCGATGACGTTCGCGGCGTGGGCGTTGAACCCCAGGCTCCCCGCTTTCGCGCTCCCGACGAGGTTCTTGCGGGTGTTGGCCTCCGCGATGGCGTCGGCGGTCGTGTCGAGGCGCTCCTCGACGAGGTCGTGGGGGAGGAGCACGTCGGCGGCGACGGTGCGGCCCCGGCCCTCGATGGCGTTGATCGCCGCGGGCTTCTTGTCCGTACAGAGGTTGCCCGAGAGCGCGACGAGGGAGGCAGGCGTCTCGCTTTCGACGACGCCGCAGGCCTCCTCCGTGGCGATGGTGGCCATGTTCATTCCCATCGCGTCCTTCGTGTCGTAGACGAACCGGAGGAAGACCGAGTCGCCGACGACGTAGGGGGTCACGTCGGTGAGCTCGCCGTGGCTGGTGGTCGACTCGGCGGCCTCGGCCAGCTGGTCCGTGTTCTCGCGGACCCAGGCGGCCACGGTCGCGGCTTCGCCGACGTCTTCGACCGTGAACACGGGCGCGCGGGTCATCCCGTTCTTGAGGACGCGCGCGGTCGCGCCGCCGGCCGATCGGATGGCCGAGCAGCCGCGGTTGACGCTCGCGAGCAGCGCCCCCTCGGTCGTCGCCATCGGAAGGTAGCGCTCGCCGTCGACGCTCCCGCCGTCGATCTCCACGGGGCCGACGACGCCCATCGGGACCTGCGCCCCGCCGATCATGTTCTCGATATTGGGGTCGGCGTTTTCGGCCTCGAACGCGTACGATCCGACTGTCTCGAGGTCGGTGTCTGTCTCGCTCTCGACGAAGGCCCGGCGGGCCGCGGCGGCCGTCTCCGGGTCGGCGTGGGCCTCCAGTTCGTGGAGTCGGAGCTCGCCGTCGCGGACGCGTGCGGCGAGCTCTGACGGGTCGGTCATACCGGACGGGTCGACCGGTGTTCCCCTAAGCGTTTCTACACCCGCCTGAGGTCGACCTCGCCGGCGGGGACCCGGTAGCTGAACAGCTCTTCCTTCGGAGCGGCCCCCGAGTTCACCGACTTGTCGACCGCGTGGACCGTGAACTCGCAGGCGTCGCGGGTGACCTCGGCGACGGCGTACCCCCAGTGGCCGCTGTCGAGCGCCTCGACCTGCGCGCTGCGGGAGACGATGGCGTCGGTGAGGTAGCGCTCGACCCGGGCCGAATCGACGCCGTCGAGGCGTTCGCGGAGGTTCGGACTGGTGACCGCGGGCGTCATGAGTTCGACGCCGACCCGCGAGTCGGGCGACGCGGCGTCGCCTCGGGCCACGTACCCGGCGAGCGAGGAGTGGAGGTCGCCGCTGAACACGAGGAGGTTCTCCGGGCCGTCGCGGAGTCGGTCCAGCAGGTACCGCCGCTCCGTCGCGAACCCGTCCCAGGCGTCGGCGTTGAACACGGTCGCGTAGTCGGTGTCGACCCGGAAGTCCGTGAGAAGGACCTCGTTGGCCCAGGCGGACCAGGTGGCGTCGCCGTCCCGCATCTGCTTCAGGAACCACCGGCGTTGCGTCTCGCCAAGCATCGTCTGGTCGATGTCCGCCTCGGCCACGGACCCCGAGTCGTCCGAACCGAACTCGATCCCCAGTTTGTCGCCGGCCTCCGGGCTCGTCCGGTAGAGGCGTTCGTCTGTCACCACCAGATCCAGCAGGTCGCCGAACTCGAACGTTCGGTAGAGCCGCAACCGCTGCTGGAGGTCCGCCGCGTTCGGATCGTAGCCCACCCGGACGGGCATGTACTCCCACCAGGCCCTGATGCCGGCCGCGAACAGTCGTCGCATGGCGTCGGGGTCGCCCTTGCAGGGGTGGGTCTTCGCACCGGCGCGGGGGCGGTCTTCCTCGTAGTCCCAGTAGCGGTTGTCGACGATCTCGTGGTCGTCCCAGGTCGGCACGAGCGCGTGGCGTTCGAGCGCGGCCTGGAGGAACCGGTCGCCCCGATAGGTCCGATAGAGGTGCCGGAAGTCGGCCAGATCGACCGCGACTGATTCGCCGCTCGGGAGCCGAACGTACCGGTCGAAGTACTCGTAGAAGGCCTGGGACTCGGTGAAGCCGCCGTACTCGTAGACGAAATCGCCCAGGTGGAGGACGAAGTCCAGGTCCTCCCGGGCGAGGTGCGCGAACGCGCCGTAGTAGCCGTTCCGGTAGTCCTGGCAGTTCACGATCCCGAACCTGACGCGCTCGGGGCTGCTCCCCGGTGCCGGCAGGGTCCGGAACTCGCCGGTCTCGCTGGCCACGTCGTCGTAGACGAACCGGTAGTAGTACCGCTCGTCGGGCGACAGTCGCCCGTCGAGATCGATCTTCGCGGTGTAGTCGTGGGCTGCGAGATCGTCGGTCCCGACGGCGAAAGTCCGCCGGTCGCGCTCGAAGTCCTCGTCGGTCGCGACGACGAGTTCCAGCGGCGCGTTCGGATCGAAGGCGTCCGGGTTCACCCGCGTCCAGACCACCGCCCCGGTCGGCGTCGGATCGCCGCTTGCGACGGACTGGGGAAACACGCCG
Above is a genomic segment from Halorientalis sp. LT38 containing:
- the hmgA gene encoding hydroxymethylglutaryl-CoA reductase (NADPH) yields the protein MTDPSELAARVRDGELRLHELEAHADPETAAAARRAFVESETDTDLETVGSYAFEAENADPNIENMIGGAQVPMGVVGPVEIDGGSVDGERYLPMATTEGALLASVNRGCSAIRSAGGATARVLKNGMTRAPVFTVEDVGEAATVAAWVRENTDQLAEAAESTTSHGELTDVTPYVVGDSVFLRFVYDTKDAMGMNMATIATEEACGVVESETPASLVALSGNLCTDKKPAAINAIEGRGRTVAADVLLPHDLVEERLDTTADAIAEANTRKNLVGSAKAGSLGFNAHAANVIAAAFLALGQDIAQVVEGSNAITTVEEREEGLYASVTIASLEVGTVGGGTGLPTQAEALDVVGVGGGGDPAGSNADALAEVIATAALAGELSLLAALASRHLSSAHAELGR
- a CDS encoding alkaline phosphatase D family protein, translated to MTEERRVDDGRRAALRGIAGAPFALGTADLLGTDAIPEPRSVEPLSGGASRYWGDRDTDGVFPQSVASGDPTPTGAVVWTRVNPDAFDPNAPLELVVATDEDFERDRRTFAVGTDDLAAHDYTAKIDLDGRLSPDERYYYRFVYDDVASETGEFRTLPAPGSSPERVRFGIVNCQDYRNGYYGAFAHLAREDLDFVLHLGDFVYEYGGFTESQAFYEYFDRYVRLPSGESVAVDLADFRHLYRTYRGDRFLQAALERHALVPTWDDHEIVDNRYWDYEEDRPRAGAKTHPCKGDPDAMRRLFAAGIRAWWEYMPVRVGYDPNAADLQQRLRLYRTFEFGDLLDLVVTDERLYRTSPEAGDKLGIEFGSDDSGSVAEADIDQTMLGETQRRWFLKQMRDGDATWSAWANEVLLTDFRVDTDYATVFNADAWDGFATERRYLLDRLRDGPENLLVFSGDLHSSLAGYVARGDAASPDSRVGVELMTPAVTSPNLRERLDGVDSARVERYLTDAIVSRSAQVEALDSGHWGYAVAEVTRDACEFTVHAVDKSVNSGAAPKEELFSYRVPAGEVDLRRV